ATTGCTTTATTGTCATTCCGGTCTAAACTCCAAGTTGCCGGTGCTTCCATTCCTAAAGGTTTCCAGATTTTATCTTCGAGATAATTAGAAATAGTTCCACCTGTGACTTTTTCAATAATCAAACTCAACAATAAAGTGTTGGCACTACTGTATTTGAATTTTATATTGGGTAAACACTCCAATTTTAAATCCATTAATTCGGTTCTTAAATTATTGCCCCAATAAAATTCAGCATTATTGGATATTGGATTTAAAAAACCGTCACTAAATTTTATACCAGAGGTATGTTGTAACAAATTTTTAATTGTAATCTTTTCCCATCCTAATTTAGCTCTAAATTCAGGAAGATAAGTTACCATAAAATCATTTTCGCTTTTTATTTTACCTTCATCAATGGCTATTCCTATCAAGGTTGAAATAAATGGTTTCACCATAGAAAAACTAGAGAAAAAAGAAGTTTCATTAAATCCTTTACTATAATTTTCATATAAAATAGTATCGTTGCGTATAATTAATAGAGCATTTGTTTTATGTATTGTAGCAAAACTATCTAGGCTGATATTGGTTGAATTTAGATCACGATTAATAACGCCAATTTTCTCTCCTAATTCATAATCTTTATTGGCTTCTAAAAAATTAAAAACAGGGCTTTCATTACTCACAACTCTTTGAGGAAAATGCTTGTAATCGGCTTGACTTGGAATGCCTCCAAAACGTAATGATTTATATACATTACAAGAAGTACAAAACGAATAAAGCAATAAAAGGACTATGCATTTTTGCATTACTATAAAATTTATAATCGAAATGGATTTACAATTAATCTTTATCAATTACTTTTAAAGTAAAGCGGTGTCTATTGCTTATAAACATATATTTTAAAGATAATCCACTTACTTCCGCGATTTCATTGGCTATGGCTAAACCTAATCCTATTGATAAATGGGAAGTTGAATTTTTTTGAAAACGTTTAAAAAGTAATGCCATATTAAGTGGTTTCTCCTTGCCAGTATTGTGTATCGAAATGATATTATCCCTAATAAAAATGACAATATCACCACCTTCAATATTGTGTCTAATGGCATTTTGAAACAAATTATTAATAAGTACCAAACATAAATCGGCATTCATATTAATTAAAAAATCTTCTTCAATATTTTTTAGCACTTTAATTTTATTGGCTTTAATATGTTCTTCAAATAATATTAACGATTGATCTATAATTTTTTCGACAGAAACTTTTTCAGTGGTTCTAAACTGCCTGTTTTCTATTTTTGTAAGTAATAATAATGATTTATTCAATCTAATTAATTTGGAACAAGCATCATCAATAGCAACAATTAGTTCCACTTCATTTACTTTTAAATTTTCGGATTGAATAAGTAAATCAATCTTCGATTTTATTACTGCTAATGGTGTTTGAATTTCGTGAGAAGCATTTTCTGTAAATTTCTTTTGACCATTATAATCGACAATCATTTTTTCCATCATTTGATGAAGAGAATTATTTAATTCTGCGAATTCATTCACAGATGTTTTTTCAAATTCTGGCAGCTCGTTATCACTTGCCCTAAAATTCTTTAAATTCTGAATAGCCTTATAAAAAGGTTTCCATAGCGTTTTTGAAACCCATAAATTAATCAGCAAAGAAATCAAAAACAAGAAAAATAAAATAAAAGTCAATAAATAAAAAATTCCTTCAATTAATTCGTCAAATTCTAATGTACTTCGCCAAATTTTGATTTGATAATTGACATTTCTAACTTTTACTATAGAAGTAATCATTCTATTAGCCGCCAACTCATTCTCTTCTTTGTCAAGAATTAAAGTATCAGAGAATATTGTTTTTGTTCCGTTTTTAAAATTAGAATATGCGATTTTATCTATCTGGGCTTCCTTGCTTTTTGTGATTAAAAGTAAAGCAATGGTGTCATTATTTTTCAAATAGTGCTCCACTTGAAATTTACGATTTAGCAACAATTCATTATTACTATCCTTAACTTCAGTTGTTATAACATAATAACAAATAAACCCAGAGAAAATTAGAATAGGAATGCTAAATATCAAATAATACAAACTGGTTTTGGCAAGTAACTTCATTCTTGTGTTTTAAAATTATAACCTATTCCATAAATGGTTTGAAGATAATCTTCACACTTTTTTTCTATCAATTTTTTACGTAGATTTTTTACGTGATTGTAGATAAAATCAAAATTATCCAGCCTATCTGCATTATCACCCCAAAGATGTTCTGCTAAAGCATTTTTACTAACAACACGGTTTTTATTGGCTATAAAATACAACAGTAAATCGTATTCCTTTGAAGTCAAAATTACATTCTTGTTATTCACGAAAACGCTTCTTTCAGATGGCAAAATTTTAATCTCATTGACAATAATTTCTAGATTTCCATCGAAACTTTTTCGTCTAATCAATGCTTTTATTCTCGAATTTAATTCCGATAAATGAAACGGTTTTGGTAAATAATCGTCGGCACCAAGGTCTAATCCATAAATTTTATCATCAAGCGAATTTTTTGCTGAAATAATAATAATCCCAGCTCTCGATTTTTTTAGTTTTATTTCCTTAATTAAATCCAATCCAGAACCATTAGGCAAAGTAATATCGACCAAAATACAATCGTAATCGTAAAGCGCTATTTTTTGAGCAGCTTTGCTATAATCAGATGCAAATTCAACTACATTACCTTCCATTTCAAGGTATTGTTTGATGCTTTTTTGCAATTCGGGTTCGTCTTCAATTAGTAATATTTTCATAATGATTGTAAAAATAAAGCTTAATTCTATTGTAATTCTATTGTCACCAAAGTTTTTATATTCATTACTCTTCAACTCCACTATAAGTCCGTTTACGTTATGTTTGCCAAAACGCTAGAGCGTTACCGCTATTATTCTACTAATTGCTATTTTAATAAATGCAACATAAATTTCAATTGTTCTGTTAAAAGGATAATTTTTAACTCTGGCTAAGTGTTTGAAAACAAATAAGTTAATATTTTTTATAATAGTGCACCATATAACACTAAATTCAGTATTTTTGCATAGTGAATAAATCAGTAAACATAGCAACAATTTTTCCCAAACACTTATTTTGGGATATGGATTATAGTAAACTTAATCTTTCTAAAGATAAGTCTATTATTATACCAAGGGCTTTGTTTGCAACAACTCCAGAAACATTTGAAACAGATATTCTAAAATTAGAAGCACTATATTCTGCTAAAGATATTGTTAAATACTTAAAATTAACAACAGAGAATATCAGTAACAAAGTTTGTATAAGTGTTGCAAAAAGATACAATGTAAAACCATTTCTTCGTTTTTCACTTTAATTTATGAGGGCAGTTACTCCAGCAATAATTAAAGCCATCATAGAATTACAAGCATTACCAACAGTATCAAAATTTACTTTAGGTGGTGGTACAAATCTGGCACTACAATTCAATCATAGAATTTCTGATGATATTGATTTCTTTTATGATGGAATAATTGGCAAAGAGGGGTTTAAAAATATCGAAAACGAAGTTAAAAATTACTTTGGTAATAAAGCAAAAAGCTTTGATAATCCTTGTGATATAAACGACCAATATTGTTTTCTTCGTTTCTTTCTTGATTTAGAAGATGGCGTAACTATAAAAGTGGAGATGCTTCAAAATATGAAGAATTTGTTCGATGTAGAAGTCAATCAAGGGATAAGTTTACTTTCAAAAAAAGACATTGGTTTGTTCAAATTAATCAGTACATCAAACCGTTCTACCAAAAAAGACATTTACGATTTAGACTTCATAACCGATACAATTTCATTAATTGATTTGTATGAAGACTTAAAAGTTAAAACACTTAAATTCAATAAAGAAGAACACAAGACAATATTTGATTTAAGCAAAAACAACTCACCTATTGACAATCCAGAATTATTATTAAAATTTGATGATAATTCCGATTATTCAAAGTTTCCATCACACACTAACGATACAATACAAATCATCGAGGGAAGCAAAACTTGGATTGATGCAAAAATAAGTTGGCGTTCAAAAGTAAGACGACTTTATAGTCATTTAGGCAAAGATTTTCCTGAACCAAAAGGAATAAAAATCAAATAAGCCATTATCTCATTCAGCTGCACAAAACTTTCATTTAGTCCACGTATTCCTAAATTCAGGTCTTTGTTTGCTTCATTTCGCTAATTACTTTTCCAATAGCG
This region of Flavobacterium lacustre genomic DNA includes:
- a CDS encoding nucleotidyl transferase AbiEii/AbiGii toxin family protein, whose protein sequence is MRAVTPAIIKAIIELQALPTVSKFTLGGGTNLALQFNHRISDDIDFFYDGIIGKEGFKNIENEVKNYFGNKAKSFDNPCDINDQYCFLRFFLDLEDGVTIKVEMLQNMKNLFDVEVNQGISLLSKKDIGLFKLISTSNRSTKKDIYDLDFITDTISLIDLYEDLKVKTLKFNKEEHKTIFDLSKNNSPIDNPELLLKFDDNSDYSKFPSHTNDTIQIIEGSKTWIDAKISWRSKVRRLYSHLGKDFPEPKGIKIK
- a CDS encoding serine hydrolase domain-containing protein, encoding MQKCIVLLLLYSFCTSCNVYKSLRFGGIPSQADYKHFPQRVVSNESPVFNFLEANKDYELGEKIGVINRDLNSTNISLDSFATIHKTNALLIIRNDTILYENYSKGFNETSFFSSFSMVKPFISTLIGIAIDEGKIKSENDFMVTYLPEFRAKLGWEKITIKNLLQHTSGIKFSDGFLNPISNNAEFYWGNNLRTELMDLKLECLPNIKFKYSSANTLLLSLIIEKVTGGTISNYLEDKIWKPLGMEAPATWSLDRNDNKAIEKSFCCLQARAIDFAKFGRLYLNNGNWNGHQIISKQWVYNSTHSDAAGNNKHFYNNNWGIGPLKYGSYFAVGLYGQYLYVYPEKNIIIVRFGNTDTSYHPNYWQNIFLQIIDQM
- a CDS encoding sensor histidine kinase, yielding MKLLAKTSLYYLIFSIPILIFSGFICYYVITTEVKDSNNELLLNRKFQVEHYLKNNDTIALLLITKSKEAQIDKIAYSNFKNGTKTIFSDTLILDKEENELAANRMITSIVKVRNVNYQIKIWRSTLEFDELIEGIFYLLTFILFFLFLISLLINLWVSKTLWKPFYKAIQNLKNFRASDNELPEFEKTSVNEFAELNNSLHQMMEKMIVDYNGQKKFTENASHEIQTPLAVIKSKIDLLIQSENLKVNEVELIVAIDDACSKLIRLNKSLLLLTKIENRQFRTTEKVSVEKIIDQSLILFEEHIKANKIKVLKNIEEDFLINMNADLCLVLINNLFQNAIRHNIEGGDIVIFIRDNIISIHNTGKEKPLNMALLFKRFQKNSTSHLSIGLGLAIANEIAEVSGLSLKYMFISNRHRFTLKVIDKD
- a CDS encoding DUF6922 domain-containing protein, with the protein product MNKSVNIATIFPKHLFWDMDYSKLNLSKDKSIIIPRALFATTPETFETDILKLEALYSAKDIVKYLKLTTENISNKVCISVAKRYNVKPFLRFSL
- a CDS encoding response regulator transcription factor codes for the protein MKILLIEDEPELQKSIKQYLEMEGNVVEFASDYSKAAQKIALYDYDCILVDITLPNGSGLDLIKEIKLKKSRAGIIIISAKNSLDDKIYGLDLGADDYLPKPFHLSELNSRIKALIRRKSFDGNLEIIVNEIKILPSERSVFVNNKNVILTSKEYDLLLYFIANKNRVVSKNALAEHLWGDNADRLDNFDFIYNHVKNLRKKLIEKKCEDYLQTIYGIGYNFKTQE